A single Elephas maximus indicus isolate mEleMax1 chromosome 2, mEleMax1 primary haplotype, whole genome shotgun sequence DNA region contains:
- the RXFP3 gene encoding relaxin-3 receptor 1, translated as MNEATGGDELADFLTLIPDILEAGNASGNASLQLKDWWWELGLELPDRAGSGGGLRILIVVVYSVVCAVGLAGNLLVLYLMKSKQGWRKSSINLFVTNLALTDFLFVLTLPIWAVESALDFKWPFGKAMCKIVSIMSSLNMYASVFFLTAMSVARYYSVASALKSHRTQGHSPGSCCGLSLEDSCCGLSLEDSCCFSTKALCVLIWASATLASLPNAIFASTTKVLGEELCLVRFHDQLRPGDRQFWLGLYHTQKVLLGFVLPLAIISLCYLLLVRFISHRRVAGAPGGAVASGGGLAEASARRRSKVTKSVTIVVLSFFLCWLPNQMVTAWGILIKLDAVPFSNEYFVFHQYAHPLSVCLAHCNSCLNPILYCLVRREFRKALKSLLWRIASPSLTSMRPFTATTKPEPEDQGLQALAPLQAAAEPDLLYYPPGVVVYSGGHCDLLPSSSS; from the coding sequence ATGAATGAGGCGACTGGCGGGGACGAGCTCGCAGATTTCCTCACTCTGATTCCGGACATTCTAGAGGCGGGCAATGCGAGTGGCAACGCTTCGCTGCAGCTCAAGGACTGGTGGTGGGAGCTGGGACTGGAGTTGCCGGACCGCGCGGGCAGCGGCGGGGGGCTGCGGATCCTCATCGTTGTGGTCTACTCGGTGGTTTGCGCGGTGGGGTTGGCGGGCAACCTACTGGTGCTCTACCTGATGAAGAGCAAGCAGGGCTGGCGCAAGTCCTCCATCAACCTCTTCGTCACCAACCTGGCTTTGACCGACTTCCTGTTCGTGCTCACCCTGCCGATCTGGGCTGTGGAGAGCGCGCTTGACTTCAAATGGCCCTTCGGCAAGGCCATGTGTAAGATTGTGTCCATCATGTCGTCCCTAAACATGTACGCCAGCGTCTTCTTCCTCACCGCCATGAGTGTAGCACGCTACTACTCTGTGGCCTCAGCTCTCAAGAGCCACCGGACCCAAGGGCACAGCCCGGGCAGCTGCTGCGGCCTGAGCTTGGAGGACAGCTGCTGCGGCCTGAGCTTGGAGGACAGCTGCTGCTTCTCGACCAAGGCGCTGTGTGTGTTGATCTGGGCCTCAGCCACGCTGGCCTCGTTGCCCAATGCCATCTTCGCCTCCACGACCAAGGTGCTGGGAGAAGAGCTGTGCCTGGTGCGCTTCCACGACCAGCTGCGGCCGGGGGACAGGCAGTTCTGGTTGGGCCTCTACCACACGCAGAAGGTGCTGCTGGGCTTCGTGCTGCCGCTGGCCATCATCAGCCTGTGCTACCTGCTGCTGGTACGCTTCATCTCCCACCGCCGCGTGGCGGGGGCCCCTGGCGGAGCCGTGGCGTCCGGGGGAGGCCTGGCTGAAGCCAGCGCCCGGAGAAGGTCCAAAGTCACCAAATCGGTGACCATCGTGGTCCTGTCCTTCTTCCTGTGTTGGCTGCCCAACCAGATGGTCACCGCCTGGGGCATCCTCATCAAGCTCGACGCAGTGCCCTTCAGCAACGAGTACTTCGTCTTTCACCAGTACGCGCACCCTTTGAGCGTGTGCCTGGCTCACTGCAACAGCTGCCTCAACCCGATCCTCTACTGCTTGGTGCGCCGCGAGTTCCGCAAGGCGCTCAAGAGCCTGCTGTGGCGCATCGCGTCTCCTTCGCTCACCAGCATGCGCCCCTTCACAGCCACCACCAAGCCCGAGCCTGAGGATCAGGGACTGCAAGCCCTGGCGCCGCTGCAGGCAGCCGCGGAGCCGGACCTGCTCTATTACCCGCCGGGCGTGGTGGTCTACAGCGGAGGGCACTGCGACCTGCTGCCCAGCAGCTCCTCCTGA